Part of the Methanobacterium bryantii genome, TAAGTTTTTAATGATTTGCTTTAATCATATAAAATTGGGAGATGTAACTTGAAAATTTAATAAATTAGATTTATTGTATGTTTCTGCTCTATTAAAGTCATAAAATAATTTATTTTTAAGTATGTATGACTTTTTAAGCTTAATTTAGTATTGTAGAATAATTTAATAAAGTAAATGTATAAAAATCAATTAAGAAATGCACTAATCTTTTAAGGGTCGATTAGGGGGTTAAAAAAATTCCAAATAATAATAAAAATGAGGTTGGCTATATTACTGGTTCTTTCCCAGCTTTTTTATTTGGTGGAGACATATTTCAAATTTTTATAGCAATTGTATTAGTTTTAGTTTTAATTTTGGGTATTTCTATCATTTATAGAAAAAGAAAGTCATCCAAAAAAACTGATGAAAGGCTTTCAAGCTTAAGAAGAGAATTTAACTATGTAAAAGAAGAAAGTTTTAATGAAATCGAAGATGATTGGTTAGAAAATAGATTAAATGCAGATGATCCTGATCTAGAAGATTTAATTAATGTAAATAAGAAGTAAGTTTGGTATAAATCTATTTAAATTAATTATACTACTTTTTATTTAACTTATTCAATTTAAGATGTTTATAACTCTCTGACTTTAATTTTATTTATTTTAATGGTTAAAATTTCAAATTATTTATATGGAATTACTACATATAAATGTAGAGTTAATTAAAGGCCACCTAAATGACTAAGATTATATATAAACTTGGACAAAAATATTAAAAGGTGAAATAATATGGCTGCATTCGATACAACTGCAATATCACAAAATATCGTATGGATAATTATTGTGGTAATTGTGGCAATTGTTGTTATAATCATATTTAGTGAATGGAGAAAGGTGAGGGAAGCTCAAAATAATGTAGCACTTGTTGAAAAACAGGTTGAGCTTAAAAAAATCTCTTTAGTGGAAAAAGACATTGAAACAAAACGTATGATGGAAAATGTGATTCCATTACCTAAGGATCAGCAGGAACAGCTTGCTAATATAAGACAGGGTACTTCAGATATAATGCACAAGGTAGGGTATCTTCACAGTGAAATAAGTGAAAGAGTGTCACGCCTTGAAGCTAAGGCAGAATACGGAAAACTCCAGAAATTAATGAAAGACCTCGAACAGAAAGAGGCAGAACTTGATAAAAAAATGGAAGATAGTGCTAAAGGGAGGAAATAATCAATGGGACCGCTAGAACTATTCGCAATTCTTGTTTTAGCTGGTGCGATAATCGTACTTTTGTATTATTACCTTCAAGAAACAAAGGGAGCTTCTTTGGTAGGTGTACGATCCAGTATTTCTCAAGTGGGTAGTAAAGTGTCTGGAGGGATACATCCAAACAATGATACTACTCAAACCCCTGAAGGAGAAAGGAAAATGTCAGGAGTAAGTGAAAAAGTTTCTGAAATGAGTGAAATGTTAAAAGGAAAAGTCAATGTTCCTATAAGTACAGATAGTTTATCTGGAAGAATTGATGAATTTTTAGATGAACAAAGCGATAGACTAATAAAAGATTGGGAACTTGCCACTAAATCGGATGTAGGTACTCTTGAGAAGAAATATGATAAAGTTTCCAGGGAAATAGATGACCTTGAAAGGAGATTCAATGAATACCGGGGACACGCCAACAAAAAATTTGAACACATCGAAGAGAGGCTTAGTAAATTAGAAGGTAAAGAGCCTGAAGAAACTGAATAATTAAATTTATTTTCCTTTTTAATTGATTACCATGGTTGATTATGGGACAGTAATAGTATACATTGCAAGTATTCTTTCTTATTTTGGAGCTGTAGTTATTTTCTATGGCGGTATAAGGGCAGCAATCGGGGTGCTCTCCATTGAAATACTCAAAAGAAAAACCAGTTATAATGAGGTGAGGCTGGATTTTACCCCTAAAATTCTAATTGGTCTGGAGTTTTTTATTGCAGGAGATCTTATAAAATCGATTATAGAGCCAAATTTAAACCAGGTGATTATACTGGCAATAATTGTATCTATTAGGACTATCGTGGGATTTTCTTTGGGTAGAGAAATTAAAGAATTAGAAGACATGGAGAAAAAATAGTTATTTAGGGCATAATTGTGCATTAAATTGGTTAAATTATATGTTACATCCCCTGAAAATTTTGATTTTATTGATGCATTTGCATAAATGACAGTGCTGTATTTAATTAATATTAAAAATATTGTGGTTTAGCGCAATTAACTTTAAATAGCTTAATTTACTAAATATATTTAAAGTATTAGTTGAAATTAAAATTTAATTTTTATTAATAGACTAAGAGAAACCTTTATATACTCTTAGGTACAAACCATGATAGTACAGCGGGGTGGGGTAGTCTGGTGATCCCGCGGGGCTCATAACCCCGAGAGCCCTAGTTCAAATCTAGGCCCCGCTACTCATTTTTAATTTAACTTTAAAAACTCAAAATTTATATTCAAGTTCAATTTTATTATTGTTTATGGGTAAGCCGAAGAGCAGCTACCGGTTTCTTGCAACTTGCAAGTTAAACTGAGGAAACTCCATCCATCATACAGAACCATGGTGTCGCGAGGCACATGCTGAGAAGCATGACTCTGGAGCAGAAACGAGACGTCTTTTGATAGATGAACATGATGCCTAAGCTGATGATATCAAAAGGAACGGTGAAACGGCCATTTCGTGGGATGTAAGGGCAAATACTGTCGATGAATCCTGTATGAGGCAGAGGTAGCTCGCATAGATGAATGCTGCTAAAACAGGAGGTGGGTTACTCTCGGCATACCATCACCCTTTTTAAAAAAGGGTGAAACCAAAATCCTCGCAAAAAATCTGTGATTTTTTGCTGTGGAAAACCAAAATCAAAATGAATTCAATTTTAAATACTCTTCTAAAAGTTATTGAATCCTTTTTTTACTAAATTCATTAAAGATTTCAAAACATTTGATCCTAGCTCACTATCGTTCGGAGATCGAAAATCAAAATTAAATCCTATTTTAATTTCTATTCAAATTCAAAAAATTTTAATTTGAAATCTCTTCTTTAAATTTTAATAAATAATTTCAAAAATTGAGATCCCCTCATTGTCGAAAATCGAAGCATGAAAAAATCGAAAATTTTGAGGGATTCAGGAGAGCAAAAACATAGTTTTTGCAGGCTATCGCTCGGAGATCAGAAACCAAAAACTAAATTTTACTTAAAATTTCAGAAATTGAGATTCCCTCATTTATGCCGGAATAAAATGAACATCTAATATTTAATCTGATATTTCTTTTTAGCTGAAATAATAACAGATATATGTCTCAATTAACATAATATCCATATTAAACTATTATGTCCCTATAAAAATCTTAAAAGGAGTTAAACATGTCCGAATTATCAACTTTACTCTTTGATATACTTCCTCTGGCGTTAGGGGCTGCTGTTAGCCCTACTGTGCTTATAGGAATAATTTTAATTTTATCAATATCAAACCGCCCTAAATTAAGTGGAATTGCATTTTATTTTGGATCTATGATTATCCTGCTTATTGTGGCTGCTGCGGGGATACTGCTGGGAAAAGGAGTAGCAGTCGCATCAAGTAAGCCCCCATCTGTTGCATCGGCTTATCTTGACCTTGCCATTGGAATATTTCTAATTTTACTTGGAATCTGGAGAATCAATAAGAAGGGCAGTGACGCACCGGATAAAGGTAGATTCGGTGGTAAATCAAAATCAAGTATCTCTGATTTTATAAAGTATATGATTTTGGGGTTAGGAATGTTTGCTGTTAATTTTACAACTACTGTACTTGTATTTGCAGCGGGTAAAGATATTGGAATTTCCAGTGCAGGTTTTACTGATAAGGTGACTGTGGTGATAATTCTTACTTTAATTACACTGCTTGTGGTTGAAATTCCGCTTTTAGTATACTTTACAATGCCAGAACGTTCTGAAAAACTTTTAAATGTTCTTAATATTTGGATGCAGAAAAACAGCCGTTATCTGATGGCGGCAGTTATGTTTGTATTTGGAATTTATTTAATGGTGAAAGGGGTAAGAGTTTTATTTTAAACTTGTTCTTTAAAATTTTCATAAACCCTTAAAGACTTTGAAAGTGCATCTGTCTCTGCTATTAAAGACCCCATTAAAATAGCTAGAAGTAGCTGTTCTTGTTTGGCCCCAAATTTCTCTGCAACCTTAAGATGAGTTAGCAAACAATTTTCAGCCCCTATTGCAGATGCAGCACCTATGGCCACAAATTCTTTGGTTAATGAAGGTAATGCATCATCATTATTTATTGTTTCTACTTTTTCACAGTAAGCCTTTAATGTAGCTGGTTTTTCTGCCAGTACTTGAAAGATCTTTGGAACGAAACCGAAGTAACTCTCAATTTTTTCAAATATTTCGTCTACGTCTATTTCTTCTTCTATGTTCATTGAACCATCTCCCTAATTTAGCTGATCTTATAACTATTCTATTATTTCTGTATTATGAAATGTTAATTTTTGAATTGAAATGGTTGAAAAAATAAATTCTAAAAAAAAATAGAAATATTATTTTAATGGGATATTAGTGGAATCAGCACGCTTATAAAGTTTATACTTATAAAAATCCATAACTTTGACTATATTCCTCTAAATGGAGGTACATAGCTTTGTATCAAACTACTTGATATTTAACTTGCTTTAATTAAATATAAATTATATCTAATAAAAAGCATACATGGAAGGATATGTTTAATTTATTCAAACATTCGTTCTATTTAATTGTTTTAAAATAAGTACTGATATTAAAAATATTTTCAAATTATGATATATATTTTTGATTAAAGTTTCAGTTGCAACATGTTTACCTGTGGCAGCACCTTTTTCAAGTAGTAAAACTGGTTTAGTTTATATTTTATTTCATTGGGACAGTGCAAACATAGACATCATCTCTTGTCGATTTCTCATTCTGTACTACCCTGGGAACAGGGGAAGAATTCTCCTTTATTTTTCATGTATTCATTACATGCAGGACAATCTTGCAGCGTTTTCTTCTGTAGAGGTACAGCTCTATAATTATACATTTTAATTACCTTGTTGTATTTAATTAAGCAATATCATTTCCACCACTGTTTAAATTGACATTTTTTGAAATATTCTTTGGATTATTTAAAATGGGTATGTTAGTGAAACAGTATTAGTAATAATTTATACAAAATAGTTAATAAATATTATAAGAGTCTAAAAAATATGGGGGAATGTTATTGGTAGAAATTGGTTTTAAGCTTGGAAGTGAAGTATTTGGACCTCAAGAACTTATAAATTATGCTAAACATGCTGAAGAAGCAGGGTTTGATTTTGCAAGCATATCTGATCATTATCACCCGTGGTTAAGTCAGCAGGGTAACAGTCCTTTTGTCTGGAGTACCCTTGGAGGAATATCACAGGTAACTGAAAATTTAGGGCTAATGACTGGAGTTACGTGCCCTACAATTAGACAGCATCCTGCTTTAGTAGCTCAAGCCGTAGCCACAATAGCGGCATTAATGCCTGGAAGGTTTATTTTAGGGGTAGGTTCTGGTGAAAATCTAAATGAACATATCTATGGAGATCACTGGCCGCCAGCACCAATAAGGATTGAAATGCTTGCAGAAGCGGTGGATGTAATCAGAACATTATGGCAGGGAGGAATGCAGGACTACGATGGATGTTACTATCACGTTGAAAATGCGCAAATTTATACATTGCCTGAAGAGCTTCCACCGATATATATGGCTGCAGACGGGCCAATAGCTGCAGCTACTGCCGCGGCTAATGGCGACGGACTAATTGTAAGCGGCGGGAAAAAAGAAATTTTAGACATTTTTAATGAAAAAGGAGGAGAAGGCAGGCCTTCTTACTCGGAATTTTCACTTAGCTGGGCTGAAACCGATGAAAAAGCGGTTGATTTAGTCCATAAATACTGGCCTTTAATGGCGGTTAAAGGAAATTTGAGCTGGGATATTCCTACACAGACACATTTTGAAGAACTAGCAAAGAATGTTAAAAAAGAAGATATACCTGAAAGTATTCCCTGCAGCTCTGATCCACAAGTACACATCAACATAATAAAACAAAATATTGACGCTGGCTTTGACCGTATCTGCATCCAGCAAATAGGAAATAACCAGCATGAATGTATTGAATTTTACAAGAATGAAGTTTTACCTGAATTTAAATAGGTAGTATAAATCGGGTAGTAATTGAAAAAAAGAATATTTTGGGAATTTAAGGGTAAAAAGGTTATTTCAGTGCTTAATAGCGTCTTTCATCTTGTCAAAGAACCCTTTGTCTTCAGTATAAATTTCTTTACCGCTTATCTCTTCAAACTCTCTTAAAATCTCTTTCTGTTTAGTGCTTAACTTTTTAGGCACGATGACTTTTGCTTTAACGTAAAGATTTCCTTTACCGTTCCAGCGTAGATGTGGCATTCCTTTACCTTTAATACGGAATGAAGTACCTGGTTGTGTACCTGCCGGGATTTTTAAGCTTACTACTTCTTCTCCTATGGTTGGGATGTCTACTTCATCACCAAGAGATGCCTGTACAAAACTTATAGGCTGTTCATAAAGCAGGTCTGAGCCGTGCCTTTCAAATAGTGGGTGTGCCTTAACAGAAATCATAACGTAAAGATCTCCTGAAGGGCCGCCTTTTATTCCTACATCCCCTTCTCCCGGAACTCTGAGACGTGATCCATCTTCAACACCTGCTGGGACTTTTATATGAATTGTATTGGTTTCTCTTACAATTCCTTTTCCACGGCATTCGTGGCATGGAGTGTCAACAATTACTCCTTCACCTCTACAGTCCCTACATGGTGCTACATTAACAAATTGGCCAAAAGGAGTCCTGTTTATATGCTGTACCTGTCCGGTACCTCCACAGGTTGCACACTGCCTTGTTTCAGTTCCAGGTTCTGCCCTTGTACCTCCACATGTTGGACATACTTTTTTATGTGGTACTTCTATGTCGGTTTCAAGTCCAAATGCAGCATCTTCAAGCGTAATGTCAAGTTCATAAATGACGTCATTTCCTCTCTGTGCCTGGCTTCGTCTTCGACCTCCTCCAAAACCGAAAATATCAAATATGTCTCCAAAATCGAATCCAAAACCTTTAAAAATATCTTCAAAGTTTATATCTCTGAATGCATCCTCTGTGGAGTATCCGCCCATTCCAGCATGTCCAAACTGGTCATAAGTGTGTCTTTTATCTTCATCTGAAAGAACAGCATAAGCTTCACTTATTTCTTTGAATTTTTCTGCACATTCTGGGTCATCACTTACATCTGGGTGATATTTCATTGCTAATTTACGATATGCCTTTTTAATATCTTTTTTATCTGATCCTTTCTCTACTCCAAGGATATCGTAATAATCACGCTTTTCTGCCATATCAATCTTACCTTCACCTTTTAATCAATTCATGATAAAAATTAACTTTATTTATTAAAAATCCTCAATTTTTGAGGAATTAAGTCTTGAAAATCTATTTTTCCAAGTTGAGGAAATTCTATGAATTTCCGAACCACAAAAAAACTTTGTTTTTTTTTGAGGCTTTAAAAATAGAAGAAGGATTTTCCTCCAACTTTTTATCTTATCTATCTATAAAATTTTTCCTATTTATATTTATAAAAAGGGAGCCCTGCAAAAATTTTTTAAATTTTTGCGGTCCTCGAAAACCGCAGGTTTTCGGGACATGGAAACATTCTACAAATTTTTTCGGTTGAAAATTGAAGCCTGAGAAAAATGTTTACAAAATCAGAGATTTTGTAACCGCGAAAATCTTCGATTTCCGTGCTCCGAAATCTTCGATTTCGAGAGATTTTTGAGTGTAGTAATGAAACTCCCTATTTTATAAGATGAAGCTTATTTTTTAACTTCATAGTCTGCATCAATGGTGTCGTCATCTCCACCCTGCTGGTTTCCTTGAGCACCCTGTGCATCCTGTTGTGCTTGCTGCTGAGCTTGTTGGGCCTGTTGTGCTTCCTGGTAGATTTTAGCACCTACTTCCTGGACCACTTTAGTTAGCTCTTCAGTTTTACTTTTAATTGCAGCGATATCGTCTCCTCCAGTTAAATCCCTGAGTTCTTTAACTAAAGCTTCTATCTTTTCTTTCTGGTCTTTATCTACTTTGTCGCCCAGTTCTTCAAGAGTTTTCTCTGAAGTGTAGATCATTGAATCAGCGTCATTTCTGACCTGAATTTCTTCCTGCCTCTTTTTGTCTTCTTCAGCGTGCATTTCAGCGTCTTTAATTTTCTGGTCAATTTCGTCCTGCGATAATTTAGTTGAAGCAGTTATGGTAATTGCCTGCTCTTTACCAGTTCCCATATCTTTAGCTGAAACGTTCATGATACCGTTTGCGTCTATATCAAATGTTACTTCGATTTGAGGCATTCCTCTTGGTGCTGGTGGTATTCCTACTAACTGGAACCTTCCAAGGGTCGTGTTATCATATGCCATTGGCCTTTCGCCCTGCAGGACGTGGATATCTACAGATGTCTGGTTGTCTGCTGCAGTTGAAAATATCTGGCTCTTTTTGGTTGGAATAGTAGTGTTTCTTTCTATTAATTTGGTAGATACATTACCAAGAGTTTCTATTCCGAGAGATAATGGTGTAACGTCAAGTAATACGAGGTCTTTGATTTCTCCTGCTAAAACTCCACCCTGGATTGCAGCACCCATAGCTACACATTCCATTGGGTCTATTCCTCGCTCAATTGATTTACCTATGAATTTTTCAACAAAGCTCTGTACAGCTGGCATCCTTGTTGGTCCACCTACTAATATAATTTTGTCAACGTCAGATTTGGACATTTTAGCATCGGATAATGCCTGTTCCATTGGTCCACTACATCTTTTAATGATTGGGTCAACTAATTCTTCGAGTTTAGCCCTTGTTAATGTAGTTGTCAGGTGTTTTGGACCTTCTGCAGTTGCAGTTATGAATGGGAGGTTTATGTCAGATGTTAAGGTTGTTGAAAGCTCGATTTTTGCTTTTTCAGCCGCTTCTCTTAATCTCTGGACAGCCTGGTCGTCATTCATGATGTCTATTCCGGTTTCTCTTTTGAATTCATCTGCGAGGTAGTTCATGATGGCGTTGTCCATATCAGTTCCACCGAGTTTGGTGTCCCCACTTGTAGATCTGACTTCGAATACTCCTCCTCCGAATTCCATAACGGTTACGTCGAGTGTTCCACCACCGAAATCGAAAACCATAATTTCAAGTTCTTCTTCCTGTTCTTTATCGATACCGTATGCTAAACTTGCTGCTGTAGGTTCGTTTACGAGCCTTACAACTTCAAGACCTGCAATTGTACCTGCGTCTTTTGTAGCGGTTCTCTGGTTGTCGTTGAAGTATGCTGGGACTGTAATAACAGCTTTCTGCACTTCTTCACCGAGGAAAGCTTCTGCATCTTTTTTAATCTTTTGTAAGATAAAAGCAGAAATTTCTTGAGGAGTGTATTGTTTTCCGAGGACATTCACTTTATAATCTGTACCCATGCTTCTTTTTATGGCACTTATGGTGTTTTCAGGGTTTGTTACAGCCTGTCTTCTTGCAGGTTCCCCAACTAACCTCTGTCCGTCAGAAGTAAATGCAACGTAACTTGGGAAAGCTTTTCCGTACTGGGTTGCCCCTTCTGCACTTGGTATGATAGTTGGTTTTCCACCGACTAAAACTGCTGCTGCGGAGTTACTTGTTCCAAGGTCTATACCTATGATTTTTTCTTTCTTATTATTAGCCATTATATCACCTTATTTTACTAACATTTCATAATTTTTGTAAATTTTTTTTAATTTAACATAATTTGGTTATTTTTTGCAAACTTTAACCATTGCACATTTGATTACTTTTGATTTGAGGGAGTATCCCTTTGCAAGTTCTTCGGTTACGACCCCACTTTCATAGTCTTCATGGTTTTCTGTCATCAATGCTTCATGTTTAAATGGGTCGAATTTTTCACCGGTAGTTGGAATTTCTTCAAGTCCTTCTTTTTCAAGTACATTTTTAAGGTTTTTATATATTAATTCAACACCTTCTTTAAGGTTTTCACCTTTTTCACTTGATTTTAGGGCTCTTTCTAGGTCTTCATAAGTGTCTATCAATTTGATAATCAGGCCTTCATTGGCATACTTTCTGAAGCTGTCAATATCTTTTTCTGATCGTCTCTTGTAGTTTTCAAAATCAGCCTGAAGACGCTGCAGTTGTGAGAAATAATCATCGATTTTCTGATCCTTTTCTTCAATCTGCTTGTTTAGATCTTCAATTTCTGATTCTTTCTCTTTCAGATCATTTTTTAGCGTTTTTAACTCATCTTTATCAGTCATTAATTCACCTTTTGTAGTGATAAAAATAATAGTAATCTTTAATAGGTTATAGTTACAAAAGGTTATATAAATCTTTCTACCAATATAGTTAATTGTATAAAAAAGCAGAGTGTTTGTATTAAATTTCTTTATACACTCATGTTAATAAATTACTGCAAGATGATTATATTATAAATTGGAACGTTGTTAAAATTTTTAAAGTGTATAAATTTGAATACAGATAACACTTGCATAACATTTGGTCATGAATATATAAATACTAATATCTAATTAATGGAACTTCATATATAAATTTTAAATGGAGATATTTAAACTAAATAACTTTAATCAGGGATGAAAAATGGATCTTGAAGCAATACTTGACGTCATGGGATGTAAGACAAGAAGGGATATACTGATTTTATTAACAGGGGAGCCCCGTTTTGTAAGTGAAATATCAAAGGAACTTGAAATAGGGCAAAAAGCCATTATTGAACATTTAAAGGCAATGGAAGAGTTAGGACTTTTAAAATCTTCTTTTCAAAAGATAGAACGAGGTCGCCCTAGAAAATATTATGATATATCCCAAAAAGTCGAAATTCAAATATGTATAGATAGGGATACTGTCAAAATGGACGTTAAGGGGGATGATTTTTCAAAATTACAGGAGATAGAGGCTCGGTTCAGTTTGGGGCATGAAGATGTAATTGAAGATCTGGAAGAATTAATAGACAGATATGACAAAGCAAAAAAATATGCTGAAATACTGCTAATGGAAGCAAAGAGAAGAAGAAATATAATCAAATTATTAGAAGGGAATATTGAACGTCCCTATTAACTTTAATTTTGTATTATTATAGAATCTAAGTTAAAATTTAGATTTAAAATTAGTTTAAACAGTATTTAATAAGATTAATTTTTTTTATTTATTGGAATATCCTGCTATTTAAATTTTGTATTAAAATATAATGTTTTATTTTAAAAAATAGGAATTTAAAGATAATCAAAAGCTATAAAAGCTTTTGATCATCTAGTTAAGCAGTTTCCTAATTTAGCAAGAAGCTAAAACAGTCATTCCGGGCTTACTTGAAGTAGCCTTGAACATGGTACTGTAGCCGTAGCTTGAGTATGGAACATCTACCCATGCACCGTTTTGATACAGTTGAACTGATCTGTGGCGTGCTGAGTATGCTGTGCTGTACTGAACTATTCTTGAATGGATACCTGCTGCAGAGAGTTTTCCGTATAGGTATTCACTCATTGCCCAGCAGTCTCCGCTTCCTATTGATACCATTCCTGCAGCTGTACTAGCTGAATGACTGTAACCGTAGTTAGCACCGCTTGCAAGGATTGCTGATAGAGATGCAGATGATGTTGATG contains:
- the dnaJ gene encoding molecular chaperone DnaJ, which encodes MAEKRDYYDILGVEKGSDKKDIKKAYRKLAMKYHPDVSDDPECAEKFKEISEAYAVLSDEDKRHTYDQFGHAGMGGYSTEDAFRDINFEDIFKGFGFDFGDIFDIFGFGGGRRRSQAQRGNDVIYELDITLEDAAFGLETDIEVPHKKVCPTCGGTRAEPGTETRQCATCGGTGQVQHINRTPFGQFVNVAPCRDCRGEGVIVDTPCHECRGKGIVRETNTIHIKVPAGVEDGSRLRVPGEGDVGIKGGPSGDLYVMISVKAHPLFERHGSDLLYEQPISFVQASLGDEVDIPTIGEEVVSLKIPAGTQPGTSFRIKGKGMPHLRWNGKGNLYVKAKVIVPKKLSTKQKEILREFEEISGKEIYTEDKGFFDKMKDAIKH
- a CDS encoding ArsR/SmtB family transcription factor — translated: MDLEAILDVMGCKTRRDILILLTGEPRFVSEISKELEIGQKAIIEHLKAMEELGLLKSSFQKIERGRPRKYYDISQKVEIQICIDRDTVKMDVKGDDFSKLQEIEARFSLGHEDVIEDLEELIDRYDKAKKYAEILLMEAKRRRNIIKLLEGNIERPY
- a CDS encoding carboxymuconolactone decarboxylase family protein; its protein translation is MNIEEEIDVDEIFEKIESYFGFVPKIFQVLAEKPATLKAYCEKVETINNDDALPSLTKEFVAIGAASAIGAENCLLTHLKVAEKFGAKQEQLLLAILMGSLIAETDALSKSLRVYENFKEQV
- the dnaK gene encoding molecular chaperone DnaK, with the protein product MANNKKEKIIGIDLGTSNSAAAVLVGGKPTIIPSAEGATQYGKAFPSYVAFTSDGQRLVGEPARRQAVTNPENTISAIKRSMGTDYKVNVLGKQYTPQEISAFILQKIKKDAEAFLGEEVQKAVITVPAYFNDNQRTATKDAGTIAGLEVVRLVNEPTAASLAYGIDKEQEEELEIMVFDFGGGTLDVTVMEFGGGVFEVRSTSGDTKLGGTDMDNAIMNYLADEFKRETGIDIMNDDQAVQRLREAAEKAKIELSTTLTSDINLPFITATAEGPKHLTTTLTRAKLEELVDPIIKRCSGPMEQALSDAKMSKSDVDKIILVGGPTRMPAVQSFVEKFIGKSIERGIDPMECVAMGAAIQGGVLAGEIKDLVLLDVTPLSLGIETLGNVSTKLIERNTTIPTKKSQIFSTAADNQTSVDIHVLQGERPMAYDNTTLGRFQLVGIPPAPRGMPQIEVTFDIDANGIMNVSAKDMGTGKEQAITITASTKLSQDEIDQKIKDAEMHAEEDKKRQEEIQVRNDADSMIYTSEKTLEELGDKVDKDQKEKIEALVKELRDLTGGDDIAAIKSKTEELTKVVQEVGAKIYQEAQQAQQAQQQAQQDAQGAQGNQQGGDDDTIDADYEVKK
- a CDS encoding TIGR03557 family F420-dependent LLM class oxidoreductase — translated: MVEIGFKLGSEVFGPQELINYAKHAEEAGFDFASISDHYHPWLSQQGNSPFVWSTLGGISQVTENLGLMTGVTCPTIRQHPALVAQAVATIAALMPGRFILGVGSGENLNEHIYGDHWPPAPIRIEMLAEAVDVIRTLWQGGMQDYDGCYYHVENAQIYTLPEELPPIYMAADGPIAAATAAANGDGLIVSGGKKEILDIFNEKGGEGRPSYSEFSLSWAETDEKAVDLVHKYWPLMAVKGNLSWDIPTQTHFEELAKNVKKEDIPESIPCSSDPQVHINIIKQNIDAGFDRICIQQIGNNQHECIEFYKNEVLPEFK
- a CDS encoding GAP family protein — translated: MSELSTLLFDILPLALGAAVSPTVLIGIILILSISNRPKLSGIAFYFGSMIILLIVAAAGILLGKGVAVASSKPPSVASAYLDLAIGIFLILLGIWRINKKGSDAPDKGRFGGKSKSSISDFIKYMILGLGMFAVNFTTTVLVFAAGKDIGISSAGFTDKVTVVIILTLITLLVVEIPLLVYFTMPERSEKLLNVLNIWMQKNSRYLMAAVMFVFGIYLMVKGVRVLF
- a CDS encoding DUF1622 domain-containing protein translates to MVDYGTVIVYIASILSYFGAVVIFYGGIRAAIGVLSIEILKRKTSYNEVRLDFTPKILIGLEFFIAGDLIKSIIEPNLNQVIILAIIVSIRTIVGFSLGREIKELEDMEKK
- the grpE gene encoding nucleotide exchange factor GrpE; this translates as MTDKDELKTLKNDLKEKESEIEDLNKQIEEKDQKIDDYFSQLQRLQADFENYKRRSEKDIDSFRKYANEGLIIKLIDTYEDLERALKSSEKGENLKEGVELIYKNLKNVLEKEGLEEIPTTGEKFDPFKHEALMTENHEDYESGVVTEELAKGYSLKSKVIKCAMVKVCKK